CACCGGCCAAAAAGAAGCGGGCGCAAAAGCTCTGGACGTCAACTTTGGTCTTGAACAATTCGTGGACGTTGGGTTTATGTCCGATACCGTTAATTCAATAGCCTACAAGTTAGGAACTCCAATATCCCTTGATATTCAATCTTTTGAAGCGTTGGAATACGTGTTAAAAAGATATCCGGGACGGGCGTTGGTGAATTCAAGTAGGGCTGATGAAGAAGAACTCACCAAGAAGCTGGAATTGATAAAATCATATGGCGGCATGTTGGTGGTGCTGTCTATGGAAGAAGGCGTCCCAACATCCTTCGAAGATAGAAAGAGAGCCATAGAAAAAGCGTTGAAGATGGCGGAAAGCTTTGGAATTTCGAAAGAGCGATTGGTCTTTGATTCCATAATTCTTGCGGTTGGTGCGGGAGCATCTCCAAAGGAAACTTTAAAAGCGATAGAATATTTAAACGAATCTGGCTTAAAAAGTGTAGTAGGATTGTCGAACATATCGTTTGGAATGCCCAACAGATCGTATTTGAATGCGGCTTTTCTGGCTATGGCAGTTTCTTCCGGATTGAGTTCCGCAATTATGAATCCAAAAGATCAAAACGTGATGCAGATGTTGGAAGCTTCTCTTATTCTTAACGGAAAATCTTTGGAATTGAAAGTGCAAAAAGGCGAAGGAGATACCAACCAACTTGTAGATCTGATTCTGTCAGGAGAAGAAAAAAAGTTGTTGGACTACGTTGACGAACTTCTGAAAGCCGAAGAACCGTTGAACGTTATAGAAAATCATCTTAAACCAGCCATGGATGTTATTGGCGACATGTACGATAAATCCAAGATCTTTCTTCCGCAGCTTATACTGGCAGCACAAACTGCTCAAAAGGCTTTTGAAAAAGTTCAATCGCTCTTTGAAAAGAAGGAAAGCTCCGAAAAATTCGTGATAGCCACCGTAAAGGGAGATGTTCATGACATAGGAAAGAACATAGTGGCGACTATACTGAGAAGCGCAGGTTACGACGTTGTGGATTTGGGAAGGAACGTTGCTCCAGAAAAGATAATCGATGCCATAAAATCCGAAAAACCGGTAATGCTTGGCCTTTCCGCCATGATGACCACCACCGCTCCTAAAATTCAAGAAACCATCGAAAAGATGAAAGAAGAAGGAATATCCCTGCCGGTAATAGTTGGAGGAGCATCGCTAAATGAGGAACTGGCAAAAGATCTTGGCGCCGATTTTTACGCTCAAAACGCCACGGATGCGGTTAAGGCTCTTAAAAACATAAAAAAGGGGAGCTGATAACTCGTCAGCTTTGCTACCACTTCCTCCATAAATGGGGATAAACTTTTCAATTTGGAAAGTAGCTCTCTTGAATCTCCTTCCAAGACTGGGAGGAGTGGCAACGTAGTTGACGAAGAGGGTTCATCTTTCTTCTTGGTTTCAATGCCAACAGCTTTCCAATTGATTTCTTAATCTTCACGCACAACATGAGTTAAATTTATATCCTGTGACTTGAGTCTTAACCTTTCATAATTGAGCTTATGCAAACTTTCACGACATCACGAGAAGTTATGTTTTTGAAAGAAGAGCTCAAATCTCAATTCACAAAACCTTCATTTCTATTTTAGCACGGCTAAGGATTAAGAAAACTTCTTTCTAGATCCCGGCTTTACCAACGGAACTCCCGCTTTACAAAGCGGGCATTCTTCAGGTTTGAACGCCTTTATTTGAATGGTCTCTAAACAAACGAACGGCAGGCCATCTATGTCTTCTCGCCGCTGTCTGCTCACTATGGCAGAAGTTGCCACCGGCGATACGCTATTTCCCCTTAAAATTTTCAAAACTTCTTTTGTGGATTTCCCGGTTGTCACCACGTCTTCAACGACAACGGGTCTTTTGTAAATGGTTGGATCGAAGCCTCGTCTGAAGACCATTTCCCCGCTTCCATCTCTTTCTGTGAAAATAAAATTAATTCCCAGCATGCGTGCAACTTCATATCCTATTACCACCCCACCAAGGGCTGGTGAGACGATGCAATCGGGCTCAAATATTTTGAGCTTTTCGGCCAAAGCTTTTCCCACTTCTTGAGCGTAATGAGTATTTTCGAGAAGCTTTGCGCATTGAATGTAAGCGTCTGAATGAAGTCCAGAAGAAAGCAAGAAATGCCCCTTCAAAAGTGCTTTACTCTTTTCAAGCATCTTGATAAGTTCCATAATTTACCTTTTCTCCCATCTTAGTTGTTCTGCGTATTTTTGAGCGGCTTTTCGCGGATCTTTGTCAAAGATTATCGCCCTGGAAACGTTGACAAGTACCTGATTTCTTGCGGATGAAGACATAACATCTTGTGCGCTTCCCCCTTGAGTCCCAACACCTGGCACGAGTAT
This sequence is a window from Mesoaciditoga lauensis cd-1655R = DSM 25116. Protein-coding genes within it:
- a CDS encoding homocysteine S-methyltransferase family protein, coding for MKREELKKILNERVLVLDGAYGTELAKRGYPDVPEKVVLENPQAIKKLHEDYIRAGANAILTSTFGANDVKLSKFGLESQQEKIVNSAVEIAKSASNGSLIFGDIGPTGELPYPIGEMKFDDYFNTFKKVASLILKAGVDAIILETFTDIMELKAAVLAVRELSKEIFLIAHLTFDENARSLTGTDPTNFALTFNDLDVDAIGVNCSLGPQEILPIFEEISKYSDKMLVVEPDAGAPILKNGKTHYPVGPQDFAFYVDSFWEAKANIIGSCCGSDPTYTAAISKRVGKRSPIKEKAKKVFAFTSPTDIADLDDFVVIGERINPAGRKKLQQHMKDKNMDAVMKVATGQKEAGAKALDVNFGLEQFVDVGFMSDTVNSIAYKLGTPISLDIQSFEALEYVLKRYPGRALVNSSRADEEELTKKLELIKSYGGMLVVLSMEEGVPTSFEDRKRAIEKALKMAESFGISKERLVFDSIILAVGAGASPKETLKAIEYLNESGLKSVVGLSNISFGMPNRSYLNAAFLAMAVSSGLSSAIMNPKDQNVMQMLEASLILNGKSLELKVQKGEGDTNQLVDLILSGEEKKLLDYVDELLKAEEPLNVIENHLKPAMDVIGDMYDKSKIFLPQLILAAQTAQKAFEKVQSLFEKKESSEKFVIATVKGDVHDIGKNIVATILRSAGYDVVDLGRNVAPEKIIDAIKSEKPVMLGLSAMMTTTAPKIQETIEKMKEEGISLPVIVGGASLNEELAKDLGADFYAQNATDAVKALKNIKKGS
- the pyrE gene encoding orotate phosphoribosyltransferase yields the protein MELIKMLEKSKALLKGHFLLSSGLHSDAYIQCAKLLENTHYAQEVGKALAEKLKIFEPDCIVSPALGGVVIGYEVARMLGINFIFTERDGSGEMVFRRGFDPTIYKRPVVVEDVVTTGKSTKEVLKILRGNSVSPVATSAIVSRQRREDIDGLPFVCLETIQIKAFKPEECPLCKAGVPLVKPGSRKKFS